The Vespula vulgaris chromosome 4, iyVesVulg1.1, whole genome shotgun sequence genome has a segment encoding these proteins:
- the LOC127063448 gene encoding uncharacterized protein LOC127063448 isoform X7, giving the protein MCYNQIRVFLFDYLMILLLSVLLISGNEVHDTEEVDLSKCKLTQLGTEYRGSKMVTSSNVRCQYWQTDQPLHKVILCLVLLITIDYQHMVNPNITDADFPEKSMKAAKNYCRNPTKDPRGPWCYTLDPTLIDDECDIPLCNFGDCRISGTGAEYAGDRKISSSGKKCKSWAGKHKVSNNKSPAFAKKNFPDASLKKANRFCRNPDNNIGGPWCYVHDETYETIEKEYCDIPFCDDRDCLVYVRNTSRYSTLTTLNSTIASIKFWIKLWNPNDEYNGEFKILLSLLPIPTFASKIAEDWHVGVELMFSNFGSGQTYPDTNMDDYENTPSILLGSKWTGIWITWAGGFISMGMYGTSKPFFVGEYKKKDTISGLYYDFLSYYGIMGTNVLWSTEFCQSDCETHVTVGTEFTNVWPMQKSNNTYDIHFYVRANRNIAIQMYQNPINIYPCFTIIIDNVTSLIYQKSKFSMKQYLKQVSSKGLLNFWMWKKFTISILGPHLRLFYEQTYGDEEFLYVHYDLFDTLRWFSIGTEYNVAYWTLFCIPDGETHAIEDPWPPNCISDLMDYAYKGNQWFSVNEIPCIPWISKEIPEEDKIDSKFIDGSALRALNKCRNPGHSPDGPYCYIMTDPNTLSISKQYCPVRKCQSSECKMAGTANDYIGTLSTTRSGRTCAKWIADYELVETKVYAPETTTQGHLMELPRRYVTQEELPLRISPQKKPTLINVLRPKDSINRTSFNDSLYAEHSAKNASNYCRNPSRNIAGTWCYTTDPLVPQDLCDVRDCEMLEECIFLVHGHGIGRRLYVFPEYRSEGLHFSLKAWEPDQLDSITIVFTADDGFKSRYILKIGALDNEKILLYYQSESQDIDGPAIDGGWSEWGPWACSASCNGGVGTRTRLCNSPEPNVRGEPCIGPNSMTGRCNLIKCGDLTEDTIILIQRRIKRNHTSLIIKEYGTVVILSDHDIIQLISNTSVDLEIQWSHNGIFIKENNRIKIKDFNVGMFTFCRIYSVGRLKHYEYIVSVINRALLIDSGIYTITLRRVDQSYLVLKVVALAVMPNTESITIRETLPLSVICNCLILGYVYSDLKISWEINENIWKDYGITLPIAVNIDYVKAINKSHEGMWKCIVEQTDLNFKWITNIIVVKVIGSPNWRTYLMEDKLTSPIFGWMPSEKFVAVSALIIFLVLIGCIIIGSIFLIRLQESRKIKVQTSKQKKNKQ; this is encoded by the exons ATGTGTTACAATCAAATTagagtttttttatttgattatctTATGATTTTACTCCTCTCAGTATTATTGATCTCAGGAAACGAGG tacATGATACCGAAGAAGTAGATTTATCCAAATGTAAACTTACACAGCTCGGAACAGAATATCGAGGTTCAAAGATGGTAACCAGTAGTAATGTTCGTTGTCAATATTGGCAGACAGATCAGCCACTTCACAAGGTTATTTTATGTTTGGTCTTATTAATAACTATTGATTATCAACATATG gtTAATCCTAATATCACGGATGCAGATTTCCCagaaaaatcaatgaaagCTGCGAAAAATTATTGTCGAAATCCCACTAAAGATCCTCGAGGCCCTTGGTGTTATACGTTAGATCCTACTCTTATAGACGATGAATGTGATATACCACTTTGTAATTTTGGTG ATTGCAGAATTTCTGGTACAGGGGCTGAGTATGCTGGAGATCGTAAAATTAGTTCTTCGggtaaaaaatgtaaatcatGGGCAGGAAAACATAAAGTTTCTAATAATAAG aGTCCAGCATTTGCTAAAAAAAACTTTCCAGATGCATCATTGAAAAAAGCTAATCGTTTTTGTAGAAATCCTGATAATAATATTGGCGGTCCATGGTGTTACGTACATGATGAAACTTATGAAacaattgaaaaagaatattgtgATATTCCATTTTGCGATGACAGAG ACTGTTTAGTATATGTCAGAAATACATCAAGATATTCTACTTTGACAACTTTAAACTCTACTATTGCTAGTATCAAATTTTGGATTAAATTATGGAATCCAAATGATGAATATAAT GGAGAATTTAAGATTTTATTAAGTCTTCTTCCAATTCCTACATTTGCAAGTAAAATTGCTGAAGATTGGCATGTAGGAGTTGAGTTAATGTTTTCAAATTTTGGTTCTGGTCAAACATATCCTGATACTAAT atggATGATTATGAAAATACACCAAGTATTTTACTTGGTTCAAAATGGACTGGTATATGGATTACATGGGCAGGAGGTTTCATATCAATGGGAATGTATGGTACATCTAAACCGTTCTTTGTTGgggagtataaaaaaaaagatactatCTCAGGACTCTATTACGATTTTTTGTCATATTATGGGATCATGGGTACAAATGTCCTTTGGAGTACAGAGTTCTGTCAGAGTG atTGTGAAACTCATGTAACTGTTGGAACAGAATTCACAAATGTTTGGCCAATGcaaaaatctaataatacttatgatattcatttttatgtgCGGGCAAATCGCAATATTGCTATACAAATGTATCAAAAccctattaatatttatccaTGTTTTACT aTAATCATTGATAATGTTACatcattaatatatcaaaaaagcAAATTTTCAATGAAGCAATATTTGAAACAAGTTTCAAGTAAaggattattaaatttctggATGTGGAAAAAATTTACTATTAG TATTTTAGGTCCGCATTTACGGCTGTTTTATGAACAAACATATGGCGATGAAGAATTCTTATATGTACATTATGATCTTTTTGATACATTGAGATGGTTCAGTATAGGAACTGAATATAATGTAGCTTATTGGACACTTTTTTGTATACCAGAtg GAGAAACACATGCGATAGAAGATCCATGGCCACCTAATTGTATATCTGATCTTATGGATTATGCTTATAAAGGTAATCAATGGTTCAGTGTAAATGAGATACCTTGTATACCATGGATTTCAAAAGAA ATACCagaagaagacaaaattgATAGTAAGTTTATTGACGGCTCTGCTTTAAGAGCACTTAATAAATGCAGGAATCCCGGTCATAGTCCAGATGGTccttattgttatataatgaCTGATCCAAACACTTTAAGTATATCAAAGCAATATTGTCCAGTACGAAAATGTCAATCTTCAG AATGTAAAATGGCTGGTACAGCAAATGATTATATAGGAACTTTATCAACAACACGTTCAGGTAGAACTTGTGCTAAATGGATAGCTGATTACGAGCTTGTAGAAACGAAAGTATATGCACCTGAGACTACTACACAAGGACATCTTATGGAATTACCAAGACGTTATGTGACACAAGAAGAGCTACCTTTGAGAATATCCCCGCAAAAAAAACCAACGCTTATCAATGTTTTAAGACCAAAAGATTCAATTAATCGAACATCGTTCAATGACAGTTTATATGCAGAACATAGTGCAAAAAATGCTAGTAATTATTGTAGAAATCCATCTCGTAATATCGCTGGCACATGGTGTTATACAACAGATCCTCTTGTACCACAAGATCTTTGTGATGTCAGAGATTGCGAAATGCTAG aaGAATGTATATTCCTTGTTCATGGACATGGTATTGGTAGACGTTTATATGTTTTTCCTGAATATCGTTCTGAGGGTCTACATTTTTCTCTGAAAGCTTGGGAACCTGATCAATTAGATTCCATAACAATTGTTTTCACTGCAGATGATGGTTTTAAATCACgatatattcttaaaattgGTGCTTtggataatgaaaaaatattactatattatcaGTCTGAAAGCCAAG atatagatggACCTGCTATTGATGGTGGCTGGTCTGAATGGGGTCCGTGGGCATGTAGTGCTAGTTGCAATGGCGGTGTTGGAACAAGAACACGTTTATGCAATTCTCCAGAACCTAATGTTAGAGGAGAACCATGTATTGGTCCTAATAGTATGACAGGGCGTtgcaatttaattaaatgtggAGATTTAACAGAag atacaattattttaatacaaagaagaattaaaagaaaccatacttctttaattattaaagaatatgGAACTGTTGTAATTCTATCAGATCATgatattattcaattaatatcaaatacatCTGTAGATCTTGAGATACAATGGTCGCATaatggaatttttattaaagaaaataatagaattaagATAAAAGACTTTAATGTTGGTATGTTCACTTTTTGTAGAATCTATAGTGTTGGTAGATTGAAGCATTATGAATATATTGTTTCAGTAATAAACAGAGCTCTACTGATTGATTCTGGTATTTATACAATTACTTTACGTAGAGTTGATCAGTCATATCTAGTATTGAAAGTTGTTGCTTTAGCTGTTATGCCAAATACAGAAAGTATTACTATACGTGAAACTCTACCTTTATCTGTAATTTGTAATTGTCTTATTTTGGGTTATGTATATTCTGATCTCAAGATATCTtgggaaataaatgaaaatatttggaaaGATTATGGTATTACACTACCTATTGCTGTAAATATCGATTATGTCAAAGCAATAAATAAGTCACACGAAGGAATGTGGAAATGCATTGTAGAGCAGActgatttaaattttaaatggaTAACTAATATAATTGTTGTTAAAG TTATTGGTTCACCAAATTGGCGTACTTACTTAATGGAAGATAAATTGACCAGTCCTATATTTGGTTGGATGCCCAGTGAAAAGTTTGTTGCAGTTTCTgcattaataatctttttagtATTAATTGGTTGTATAATCATAGgctcaatttttttaataag gCTTCAAGAAAGTCGAAAGATAAAAGTTCAAACttcaaaacaaaagaaaaataaacaataa
- the LOC127063448 gene encoding uncharacterized protein LOC127063448 isoform X3 codes for MCYNQIRVFLFDYLMILLLSVLLISGNEVHDTEEVDLSKCKLTQLGTEYRGSKMVTSSNVRCQYWQTDQPLHKVILCLVLLITIDYQHMVNPNITDADFPEKSMKAAKNYCRNPTKDPRGPWCYTLDPTLIDDECDIPLCNFGDCRISGTGAEYAGDRKISSSGKKCKSWAGKHKVSNNKSPAFAKKNFPDASLKKANRFCRNPDNNIGGPWCYVHDETYETIEKEYCDIPFCDDRDCLVYVRNTSRYSTLTTLNSTIASIKFWIKLWNPNDEYNGEFKILLSLLPIPTFASKIAEDWHVGVELMFSNFGSGQTYPDTNMDDYENTPSILLGSKWTGIWITWAGGFISMGMYGTSKPFFVGEYKKKDTISGLYYDFLSYYGIMGTNVLWSTEFCQSDCETHVTVGTEFTNVWPMQKSNNTYDIHFYVRANRNIAIQMYQNPINIYPCFTIIIDNVTSLIYQKSKFSMKQYLKQVSSKGLLNFWMWKKFTISILGPHLRLFYEQTYGDEEFLYVHYDLFDTLRWFSIGTEYNVAYWTLFCIPDGETHAIEDPWPPNCISDLMDYAYKGNQWFSVNEIPCIPWISKEIPEEDKIDSKFIDGSALRALNKCRNPGHSPDGPYCYIMTDPNTLSISKQYCPVRKCQSSECKMAGTANDYIGTLSTTRSGRTCAKWIADYELVETKVYAPETTTQGHLMELPRRYVTQEELPLRISPQKKPTLINVLRPKDSINRTSFNDSLYAEHSAKNASNYCRNPSRNIAGTWCYTTDPLVPQDLCDVRDCEMLEECIFLVHGHGIGRRLYVFPEYRSEGLHFSLKAWEPDQLDSITIVFTADDGFKSRYILKIGALDNEKILLYYQSESQAINLVKKKTLPHLLYFGKWSNFVIRIPRGSILLYYEGSSNPLFEWKHPEPSQVFLPVYYYYNSEQNHAVGVAFDCNSRCQIEKTETNEHTRILPFSIWNKKKTSNINTLTLMIRAKGVVTLPLFLFPATPSYYSLSLFESGPWIFFQENNYPIVKIFHKQLISNPLFTTNSWTNITIRWLQNIIELLCNDTLIFHYEHSSPLLFYFFSLTVNNNGWAIWSANCVPTDIDGPAIDGGWSEWGPWACSASCNGGVGTRTRLCNSPEPNVRGEPCIGPNSMTGRCNLIKCGDLTEDTIILIQRRIKRNHTSLIIKEYGTVVILSDHDIIQLISNTSVDLEIQWSHNGIFIKENNRIKIKDFNVVINRALLIDSGIYTITLRRVDQSYLVLKVVALAVMPNTESITIRETLPLSVICNCLILGYVYSDLKISWEINENIWKDYGITLPIAVNIDYVKAINKSHEGMWKCIVEQTDLNFKWITNIIVVKVIGSPNWRTYLMEDKLTSPIFGWMPSEKFVAVSALIIFLVLIGCIIIGSIFLIRLQESRKIKVQTSKQKKNKQ; via the exons ATGTGTTACAATCAAATTagagtttttttatttgattatctTATGATTTTACTCCTCTCAGTATTATTGATCTCAGGAAACGAGG tacATGATACCGAAGAAGTAGATTTATCCAAATGTAAACTTACACAGCTCGGAACAGAATATCGAGGTTCAAAGATGGTAACCAGTAGTAATGTTCGTTGTCAATATTGGCAGACAGATCAGCCACTTCACAAGGTTATTTTATGTTTGGTCTTATTAATAACTATTGATTATCAACATATG gtTAATCCTAATATCACGGATGCAGATTTCCCagaaaaatcaatgaaagCTGCGAAAAATTATTGTCGAAATCCCACTAAAGATCCTCGAGGCCCTTGGTGTTATACGTTAGATCCTACTCTTATAGACGATGAATGTGATATACCACTTTGTAATTTTGGTG ATTGCAGAATTTCTGGTACAGGGGCTGAGTATGCTGGAGATCGTAAAATTAGTTCTTCGggtaaaaaatgtaaatcatGGGCAGGAAAACATAAAGTTTCTAATAATAAG aGTCCAGCATTTGCTAAAAAAAACTTTCCAGATGCATCATTGAAAAAAGCTAATCGTTTTTGTAGAAATCCTGATAATAATATTGGCGGTCCATGGTGTTACGTACATGATGAAACTTATGAAacaattgaaaaagaatattgtgATATTCCATTTTGCGATGACAGAG ACTGTTTAGTATATGTCAGAAATACATCAAGATATTCTACTTTGACAACTTTAAACTCTACTATTGCTAGTATCAAATTTTGGATTAAATTATGGAATCCAAATGATGAATATAAT GGAGAATTTAAGATTTTATTAAGTCTTCTTCCAATTCCTACATTTGCAAGTAAAATTGCTGAAGATTGGCATGTAGGAGTTGAGTTAATGTTTTCAAATTTTGGTTCTGGTCAAACATATCCTGATACTAAT atggATGATTATGAAAATACACCAAGTATTTTACTTGGTTCAAAATGGACTGGTATATGGATTACATGGGCAGGAGGTTTCATATCAATGGGAATGTATGGTACATCTAAACCGTTCTTTGTTGgggagtataaaaaaaaagatactatCTCAGGACTCTATTACGATTTTTTGTCATATTATGGGATCATGGGTACAAATGTCCTTTGGAGTACAGAGTTCTGTCAGAGTG atTGTGAAACTCATGTAACTGTTGGAACAGAATTCACAAATGTTTGGCCAATGcaaaaatctaataatacttatgatattcatttttatgtgCGGGCAAATCGCAATATTGCTATACAAATGTATCAAAAccctattaatatttatccaTGTTTTACT aTAATCATTGATAATGTTACatcattaatatatcaaaaaagcAAATTTTCAATGAAGCAATATTTGAAACAAGTTTCAAGTAAaggattattaaatttctggATGTGGAAAAAATTTACTATTAG TATTTTAGGTCCGCATTTACGGCTGTTTTATGAACAAACATATGGCGATGAAGAATTCTTATATGTACATTATGATCTTTTTGATACATTGAGATGGTTCAGTATAGGAACTGAATATAATGTAGCTTATTGGACACTTTTTTGTATACCAGAtg GAGAAACACATGCGATAGAAGATCCATGGCCACCTAATTGTATATCTGATCTTATGGATTATGCTTATAAAGGTAATCAATGGTTCAGTGTAAATGAGATACCTTGTATACCATGGATTTCAAAAGAA ATACCagaagaagacaaaattgATAGTAAGTTTATTGACGGCTCTGCTTTAAGAGCACTTAATAAATGCAGGAATCCCGGTCATAGTCCAGATGGTccttattgttatataatgaCTGATCCAAACACTTTAAGTATATCAAAGCAATATTGTCCAGTACGAAAATGTCAATCTTCAG AATGTAAAATGGCTGGTACAGCAAATGATTATATAGGAACTTTATCAACAACACGTTCAGGTAGAACTTGTGCTAAATGGATAGCTGATTACGAGCTTGTAGAAACGAAAGTATATGCACCTGAGACTACTACACAAGGACATCTTATGGAATTACCAAGACGTTATGTGACACAAGAAGAGCTACCTTTGAGAATATCCCCGCAAAAAAAACCAACGCTTATCAATGTTTTAAGACCAAAAGATTCAATTAATCGAACATCGTTCAATGACAGTTTATATGCAGAACATAGTGCAAAAAATGCTAGTAATTATTGTAGAAATCCATCTCGTAATATCGCTGGCACATGGTGTTATACAACAGATCCTCTTGTACCACAAGATCTTTGTGATGTCAGAGATTGCGAAATGCTAG aaGAATGTATATTCCTTGTTCATGGACATGGTATTGGTAGACGTTTATATGTTTTTCCTGAATATCGTTCTGAGGGTCTACATTTTTCTCTGAAAGCTTGGGAACCTGATCAATTAGATTCCATAACAATTGTTTTCACTGCAGATGATGGTTTTAAATCACgatatattcttaaaattgGTGCTTtggataatgaaaaaatattactatattatcaGTCTGAAAGCCAAG ctATTAACTTAGTTAAGAAGAAAACATTGCCacatttattgtattttgGAAAATGGAGCAATTTTGTTATTCGTATACCTCGAGGAAGTATTTTGCTTTATTATGAAGGATCATCAAATCCTTTATTTGAATGGAAACATCCAGAACCATCACAAGTATTTTTAcctgtttattattattataatagtgAACAAAACCATGCTGTAGGCGTTGCCTTTGATTGCAATTCCA gatGTCAAATAGAAAAGACAGAAACTAACGAACATACAAGAATATTACCATTTTCaatatggaataaaaaaaaaacgtcaaatattaatacattaacACTTATGATACGTGCTAAAGGTGTTGTTACActtccattatttttatttcctgcAACACCTAG CTATTACTCCTTATCTCTCTTTGAATCTGGACCATGGATATTCTTTCAAGAGAATAATTATCCCATTgtcaaaatatttcataagcaattaatttcaaatccATTATTTACAACAAATTCATGGACAAATATAACTATAAg ATggttacaaaatattattgaattattgtGTAATGATACATTGATATTTCATTATGAACATAGCAGCCCTCtgctgttttattttttttcactcactgttaataataatggatGGGCTATTTGGTCTGCAAATTGCGTACCAActg atatagatggACCTGCTATTGATGGTGGCTGGTCTGAATGGGGTCCGTGGGCATGTAGTGCTAGTTGCAATGGCGGTGTTGGAACAAGAACACGTTTATGCAATTCTCCAGAACCTAATGTTAGAGGAGAACCATGTATTGGTCCTAATAGTATGACAGGGCGTtgcaatttaattaaatgtggAGATTTAACAGAag atacaattattttaatacaaagaagaattaaaagaaaccatacttctttaattattaaagaatatgGAACTGTTGTAATTCTATCAGATCATgatattattcaattaatatcaaatacatCTGTAGATCTTGAGATACAATGGTCGCATaatggaatttttattaaagaaaataatagaattaagATAAAAGACTTTAATGTTG TAATAAACAGAGCTCTACTGATTGATTCTGGTATTTATACAATTACTTTACGTAGAGTTGATCAGTCATATCTAGTATTGAAAGTTGTTGCTTTAGCTGTTATGCCAAATACAGAAAGTATTACTATACGTGAAACTCTACCTTTATCTGTAATTTGTAATTGTCTTATTTTGGGTTATGTATATTCTGATCTCAAGATATCTtgggaaataaatgaaaatatttggaaaGATTATGGTATTACACTACCTATTGCTGTAAATATCGATTATGTCAAAGCAATAAATAAGTCACACGAAGGAATGTGGAAATGCATTGTAGAGCAGActgatttaaattttaaatggaTAACTAATATAATTGTTGTTAAAG TTATTGGTTCACCAAATTGGCGTACTTACTTAATGGAAGATAAATTGACCAGTCCTATATTTGGTTGGATGCCCAGTGAAAAGTTTGTTGCAGTTTCTgcattaataatctttttagtATTAATTGGTTGTATAATCATAGgctcaatttttttaataag gCTTCAAGAAAGTCGAAAGATAAAAGTTCAAACttcaaaacaaaagaaaaataaacaataa